The Fimbriimonas ginsengisoli Gsoil 348 genome window below encodes:
- the hutU gene encoding urocanate hydratase codes for MSGNRAPRGRTIRCKGWQQEAALRMLMNNLDPEVAERPDELIVYGGTGRAARSWEAYEAIVGALEGLESDETLLIQSGKAVGIFRTHEFAPRVLMANSNLVGRWSTWEHFHELERKGLTMYGQMTAGSWIYIGSQGIVQGTFETLAACADRHFGGSLTGRLVVSGGMGGMGGAQPLAATMNGAAFLGIDVDEFRIAKRVATGYCDHIAYSLDEALSLLDKREPISVGLVGNCAEVLPEMARRGVVPDVLTDQTSAHDPLNGYVPAGLTPAEAAALRLADPEEYGRRSIDSMGLHVAAMLELQAMGAVAFDYGNNIRAYARDAGVEDAYKIPGFVPEYIRPLFCEGKGPFRWVALSGDPADIDRTDRLALELFPQNESLARWMRLARKRIQFQGLPARICWLGYGERAEMGLAMNDLVRRGEISAPVVIGRDHLDCGSVASPNRETEGMLDGSDAVADWALLNALVNTASGASWVSIHNGGGVGIGYSQHAGMVVVADGEPSTDVRLERVLTSDPGMGIVRHADAGYPEALRFAEANKVRIPSLP; via the coding sequence ATGAGCGGGAATCGGGCTCCGCGCGGTCGAACGATCCGGTGCAAGGGGTGGCAACAGGAGGCCGCCCTGCGGATGCTGATGAACAACCTCGACCCCGAGGTGGCCGAACGTCCGGACGAGCTCATCGTCTACGGCGGCACCGGCCGGGCGGCTCGGAGTTGGGAGGCGTACGAGGCGATCGTCGGGGCGCTCGAGGGACTTGAATCGGACGAGACGCTGCTCATCCAGTCGGGAAAAGCGGTCGGCATCTTTCGGACCCACGAGTTCGCTCCCCGGGTGTTGATGGCGAATTCCAATCTGGTTGGCCGTTGGTCGACCTGGGAGCATTTCCACGAGCTGGAGCGGAAAGGGTTGACGATGTACGGCCAGATGACGGCCGGGTCATGGATCTACATCGGCAGCCAGGGGATCGTTCAGGGGACCTTTGAGACATTGGCGGCTTGCGCCGACCGGCACTTCGGAGGGAGCTTGACGGGCCGGCTCGTGGTGAGCGGCGGGATGGGAGGCATGGGCGGCGCGCAGCCGTTGGCGGCGACGATGAATGGGGCCGCTTTCCTTGGGATCGACGTCGACGAATTCCGCATCGCGAAAAGGGTGGCAACCGGCTATTGCGATCACATCGCCTACTCTCTGGATGAGGCCCTATCCCTTCTCGACAAACGTGAACCGATCTCCGTCGGCTTGGTCGGAAACTGCGCGGAGGTGCTGCCGGAGATGGCGCGGCGTGGCGTGGTTCCCGACGTATTGACCGACCAGACGAGCGCGCACGATCCTCTTAACGGCTATGTACCGGCGGGACTGACGCCGGCGGAGGCAGCGGCGTTGCGATTGGCCGACCCGGAGGAGTACGGAAGGCGTTCCATCGATTCGATGGGGCTTCACGTGGCGGCGATGCTGGAGCTCCAGGCGATGGGCGCCGTCGCCTTCGACTACGGGAACAACATTCGGGCTTACGCGCGTGACGCCGGCGTGGAGGATGCGTACAAGATCCCTGGGTTCGTTCCCGAATACATTCGGCCATTGTTCTGCGAAGGGAAGGGGCCGTTCCGGTGGGTGGCGCTGTCGGGCGATCCGGCCGATATCGACCGTACGGATCGTTTAGCGCTCGAGCTGTTCCCACAGAATGAGTCGCTGGCCCGATGGATGCGGCTTGCGCGTAAGCGGATCCAGTTCCAAGGCTTACCCGCCCGAATCTGTTGGCTGGGTTACGGTGAGCGGGCGGAGATGGGGTTGGCAATGAACGACCTCGTTCGGCGGGGAGAGATCTCGGCCCCGGTCGTGATCGGCCGAGACCATCTCGATTGCGGCTCGGTCGCTTCGCCCAACCGGGAGACGGAGGGGATGCTCGACGGGAGCGACGCCGTCGCGGACTGGGCTCTTCTGAATGCGTTGGTGAACACGGCTTCGGGGGCGAGCTGGGTGTCGATCCATAACGGGGGCGGCGTAGGGATCGGCTACTCGCAGCATGCGGGAATGGTGGTGGTGGCGGATGGGGAGCCGAGCACGGACGTTCGCCTGGAGCGAGTGCTCACGTCCGACCCGGGGATGGGGATCGTTCGGCACGCCGATGCTGGTTATCCCGAGGCGCTACGCTTTGCCGAGGCGAATAAGGTCCGCATCCCGAGTCTGCCGTAG
- the hutH gene encoding histidine ammonia-lyase has translation MMVQLAGQSLVLEAIEAVSRNGQQVGLTDDAVSRMSASRQAVEKIVSDRVPVYGISTGFGRLCDVSIPLPQLEQLQLNLVRSHCCGLGEPLSEPETRAMMLLRANVLALGYSGARPAVAQALCDLLNHRITPHVPSKGSVGASGDLAPLAHVAQCLIGEGWCRHEGVRKPAAEALSAAGLSPLKLGPKEGLSLINGTQALTAVGALMTLRAERLVRLADAVGAMTVEALAGVHAAFDSRIHSARPHPGQGESAAQLRAMLEESEIMPWRTERNSRVQDAYSLRCMPQVHGAVRGVINHVRSIVEIETGSATDNPLVFDDGTVVSGGNFHGAPLAMAYDYAAIALTDLVGISERRVERMINPDLSEGLPPFLSPEAGLGSGFMIAHVTVVALLNEMKVLSSPASIDNLPTSAGTEDHVSMGMTAALKLRTIVENAERCLAIELIAAAEGLEYRMPLQPGTGVLAMYRKLREMVPPLMADRALSEDIERVASEIAAGSFTDSIPVVVPGDGIDRRRGDGDRREKSLV, from the coding sequence ATGATGGTGCAGCTAGCCGGTCAAAGTTTGGTTCTCGAAGCTATCGAAGCGGTATCTAGGAACGGGCAGCAGGTCGGCCTCACCGACGATGCGGTGAGTCGGATGTCGGCAAGCCGTCAGGCGGTAGAGAAGATCGTCTCGGACAGAGTACCTGTTTACGGTATTTCGACCGGATTCGGGCGGCTTTGCGACGTTTCGATTCCGCTCCCCCAGCTCGAGCAACTGCAGCTCAACCTGGTCAGGAGCCATTGCTGCGGGCTCGGCGAGCCGCTTTCGGAGCCGGAGACGCGGGCGATGATGCTGCTGCGAGCGAATGTCCTCGCGCTCGGATATAGCGGCGCGCGGCCCGCGGTTGCCCAAGCGCTCTGCGACCTTCTGAACCACCGGATTACGCCCCATGTTCCCTCGAAAGGTTCGGTCGGAGCGAGCGGAGACTTGGCGCCGCTCGCCCACGTGGCCCAGTGTCTAATTGGAGAAGGGTGGTGCCGGCATGAAGGGGTGCGAAAACCGGCGGCGGAGGCGCTGTCGGCAGCCGGTTTGTCACCCTTAAAGCTAGGTCCCAAGGAGGGATTGTCGCTAATCAACGGGACGCAAGCACTTACCGCGGTCGGTGCGCTGATGACTTTGAGGGCGGAGCGGCTCGTGCGGCTTGCCGACGCGGTTGGCGCGATGACGGTGGAGGCACTCGCCGGTGTGCATGCGGCGTTCGATTCGAGGATCCACTCCGCACGGCCACACCCGGGACAGGGCGAATCCGCCGCCCAGCTCCGGGCGATGCTCGAGGAAAGCGAGATCATGCCGTGGCGCACCGAGAGGAATAGCCGGGTGCAGGACGCCTACTCGCTTCGCTGCATGCCGCAGGTGCACGGAGCTGTTCGAGGGGTGATCAACCACGTTCGATCCATCGTGGAAATCGAAACCGGATCGGCGACCGACAATCCGCTCGTCTTCGACGATGGCACGGTGGTTTCGGGCGGCAACTTCCATGGTGCTCCGCTGGCGATGGCGTACGACTATGCGGCGATCGCGCTTACCGACCTCGTTGGAATCTCGGAGCGGCGTGTGGAGCGGATGATCAACCCGGATCTCAGCGAAGGGCTGCCACCATTCCTTTCGCCGGAGGCAGGCTTGGGGAGCGGGTTCATGATCGCCCATGTGACGGTGGTGGCGCTTCTGAACGAGATGAAGGTGCTGAGCTCTCCCGCATCCATCGACAATCTCCCGACCTCCGCGGGCACGGAAGACCACGTGTCAATGGGAATGACCGCGGCACTCAAGCTGCGAACTATCGTCGAGAATGCCGAGAGGTGTCTGGCTATCGAGCTGATCGCGGCGGCGGAGGGGCTGGAATATCGCATGCCGCTGCAGCCGGGAACCGGGGTGCTGGCGATGTATCGGAAGCTTCGGGAGATGGTGCCGCCGCTAATGGCGGATCGGGCGCTCTCGGAGGATATCGAGCGAGTGGCGAGCGAGATCGCCGCTGGTTCCTTCACCGATTCGATTCCGGTGGTGGTACCGGGCGACGGAATCGACCGGCGGCGAGGCGACGGCGACAGACGGGAAAAAAGCCTCGTATGA
- a CDS encoding Fic family protein: MAHRETFNRPDEPYNDLPALPPLGDLETKAILKAAIDAHVALAELRSAAKTLPDDGILVRAIALQEARISSEIEMVVTTNDELYRALSQQEEFTDPQTKEVLRYGDAIWLGYGHLRKGSAMDVPLLQRLASVILKFDLKIRESRGTRVGDPRTGRVVYTPPIGCERITAMLENLLEYWHTESTVDPLVRLCVIHYQFEAIHPFPDANGRVGRVLNILFLVSQGLLDKPILYLSRAIIEDKSGYYKGLRKVTEYGDWETWVLYMLENLSVTAIETRRRIEAIHHELEAAIDYAEASMRTGYSEELIRLVFSQPYTRISFLERAGIAKRQTASLYLQELERIGILQGEKRGREMYYLNRRLFEILGL, from the coding sequence GTGGCGCACCGAGAAACATTCAACCGGCCCGATGAGCCGTATAACGATCTTCCGGCCCTTCCGCCGCTCGGCGATCTGGAGACAAAAGCGATTCTTAAGGCCGCGATCGATGCCCATGTTGCCCTCGCGGAGCTGAGATCGGCAGCGAAGACGCTGCCGGACGATGGCATCTTAGTGAGAGCGATCGCGTTGCAAGAGGCACGAATATCTTCCGAGATCGAAATGGTGGTCACCACAAACGACGAGTTGTACCGGGCGCTTAGTCAGCAGGAGGAGTTCACCGATCCGCAAACGAAGGAGGTTCTTCGATACGGCGATGCCATATGGCTTGGTTACGGCCATCTCCGAAAAGGGTCGGCGATGGACGTGCCGCTTTTACAAAGGCTCGCTTCGGTGATTCTAAAGTTCGATCTAAAGATCCGAGAGAGTCGAGGTACGCGAGTCGGCGACCCAAGAACCGGAAGAGTTGTCTATACGCCACCAATCGGCTGCGAGCGAATTACCGCGATGCTTGAGAACCTATTGGAATACTGGCATACCGAGTCAACCGTCGACCCTTTGGTGAGGCTGTGCGTCATTCACTATCAGTTCGAAGCGATTCATCCGTTTCCCGATGCCAACGGCAGGGTGGGCCGTGTCTTGAATATTTTGTTTCTAGTAAGTCAAGGCTTGCTAGACAAGCCGATTTTGTACCTTAGCCGGGCGATCATCGAAGACAAGAGTGGTTATTACAAAGGGCTGCGCAAGGTGACCGAGTATGGCGATTGGGAGACTTGGGTGTTGTATATGTTGGAGAACCTCAGCGTGACGGCGATTGAGACCCGACGCCGGATTGAGGCGATCCACCATGAACTCGAGGCGGCAATAGATTACGCTGAAGCAAGTATGCGAACCGGATATAGCGAGGAGCTTATCCGATTGGTATTTTCCCAGCCCTATACCCGTATCTCGTTTCTCGAGCGGGCGGGAATCGCCAAGCGTCAAACCGCTTCGCTTTATCTTCAAGAGCTTGAGCGAATCGGAATTCTTCAGGGCGAGAAGAGGGGAAGGGAGATGTACTACCTAAACCGACGATTGTTCGAGATCCTTGGGCTTTAA
- the hutI gene encoding imidazolonepropionase, translating to MNKSARLAVFGASQLVTLRGPARPRVGGELADLSIIRGGGLICRGGKIEFVGTSDQVLARVTPGDEVVDATSGVVLPGFVDAHTHPIFGGDRLDDFSLRSSGATYQEIAAAGGGIRSTVAKTRAASEESLVKAGERHARLFLENGTTTIEAKSGYGLDKETELRMLRAIRRLGEITPIGFVPTYLGAHAFPPEHEADPDGYVDQVEAMLPRVANERLAVACDVFVEEDYFDAGQARRLLGRAQELGLATRMHVDQFGDSGGARLAAELRVRTADHLEHTGIGGINALADAGVIPVLLPASVYCLGLSKYPLAREMVERGLPLVVATDFNPGSAPTLSMPFVLSLCATQMRLKPEEALTAATFNAACALGIQRDKGSLEAGKSADFTIWDCQDWREIPYHVGSLRPSTVYVGGVAWASSPCVSRPSWSCDSSVRSFRTGILHPQPPPHRTNIDEEGAPED from the coding sequence GTGAATAAGTCGGCAAGGTTGGCGGTCTTCGGCGCGAGCCAGCTCGTGACCCTTCGCGGACCGGCTAGGCCGCGGGTGGGCGGCGAACTGGCTGACCTTTCGATCATCCGAGGCGGTGGCTTGATTTGTCGTGGCGGAAAAATCGAGTTTGTAGGAACGTCCGACCAGGTGCTGGCGCGAGTGACGCCGGGCGACGAGGTGGTGGATGCCACCAGTGGCGTGGTGTTGCCGGGGTTTGTCGATGCTCACACTCACCCGATCTTCGGCGGCGACCGGCTCGACGATTTCTCGCTCCGCTCGTCCGGCGCAACCTACCAGGAAATCGCAGCCGCGGGTGGCGGCATCCGATCGACGGTGGCTAAGACGAGAGCGGCGTCGGAAGAATCCCTCGTCAAAGCAGGTGAGCGGCATGCCCGCCTCTTCTTGGAGAACGGTACGACGACGATCGAGGCTAAATCGGGCTACGGGTTAGACAAAGAGACGGAGCTGAGAATGCTGCGAGCGATTCGGCGGCTCGGAGAGATCACGCCGATCGGGTTCGTTCCGACCTATCTCGGTGCCCATGCCTTTCCTCCGGAGCACGAAGCGGATCCTGACGGTTACGTCGATCAAGTGGAAGCGATGCTTCCAAGAGTGGCGAACGAACGGCTTGCAGTCGCTTGCGACGTCTTCGTCGAGGAGGATTACTTCGATGCGGGACAGGCCCGCCGGTTGCTTGGCCGGGCGCAGGAGTTGGGACTGGCAACGCGAATGCATGTCGACCAGTTCGGCGATTCTGGCGGCGCGCGTCTCGCCGCCGAACTTAGAGTCCGCACCGCCGACCACCTGGAGCACACGGGGATTGGCGGGATCAATGCGTTGGCGGACGCGGGAGTAATCCCAGTTTTACTGCCTGCTTCGGTTTACTGCCTAGGGTTAAGCAAATATCCGCTAGCGCGGGAGATGGTGGAGCGTGGGCTTCCTTTGGTGGTGGCGACCGATTTCAATCCAGGGTCGGCGCCTACCTTGTCGATGCCGTTCGTCTTGTCGCTCTGCGCGACTCAGATGCGGCTGAAGCCGGAGGAGGCGTTAACGGCGGCGACCTTCAACGCCGCTTGCGCTCTGGGCATCCAGCGCGACAAAGGTTCGCTCGAAGCGGGGAAGTCGGCGGATTTCACGATCTGGGATTGCCAGGATTGGCGCGAGATCCCGTACCACGTGGGATCGTTGCGGCCGTCGACCGTGTATGTTGGCGGCGTGGCATGGGCTTCCAGCCCATGTGTATCGCGACC